A window from Apostichopus japonicus isolate 1M-3 chromosome 2, ASM3797524v1, whole genome shotgun sequence encodes these proteins:
- the LOC139977624 gene encoding S-methyl-5'-thioadenosine phosphorylase-like isoform X2, with protein sequence MKIGIIGGSGLDDPDILTDRSEKSVDTPYGQPSDKLICGKIGDVDCVLLARHDRQHGQSPTFINYRANIFALHKEGCTLLIVTTACGSLREHIEPGDVVIIDQFIDRTYRRESSFYDGKEGHLKGVSHIAMGEPFCQPLREVLIKTVKSLKLPCHEKGTMVTIEGPRFSSRAESIMFRSWQGDVINMTTVPEVVLANELGLPYAAIAMATDYDSWREDPQDHVDCSKVMKTLQKNSENAEKILKKVIRELPSTNWHDVILEHKEKATGAIFT encoded by the exons ATGAAG ATCGGTATAATCGGAGGAAGTGGTCTTGACGACCCTGACATCTTGACCGATCGGTCAGAAAAATCAGTTGACACTCCATATGGCCAG CCATCTGACAAATTAATTTGTGGGAAGATTGGCGATGTTGATTGTGTACTTCTAGCACG TCACGACAGACAGCATGGACAGAGTCCGACCTTCATCAACTACCGAGCTAATATATTTGCCTTACATAAGGAAGGCTGCACTCTGTTAATAGTAACCACAGCATGCGGATCTCTACGTGAACACATAGAGCCCGGAGACGTTGTCATTATAGACCAGTTTATCGACAGGACTTACAGGAGGGAGAGCAGCTTCTACGATGGGAAGGAGGGACACTTGAAGGGTGTCTCTCATATTGCCATGGGGGAACCATTCTGTCAGCCACTAAGAGAG GTCCTCATAAAGACGGTCAAATCGTTGAAATTGCCCTGTCACGAGAAGGGCACAATGGTCACCATCGAAGGACCAAGGTTCTCATCCAGGGCCGAGAGCATCATGTTCAGGTCGTGGCAAGGCGATGTCATCAACATGACCACGGTACCAGAGGTGGTCCTAGCCAACGAGCTGGGCCTACCTTATGCTGCCATCGCTATGGCAACAGACTACGACAGCTGGCGTGAGGATCCCCAAGACCAT GTCGATTGCTCAAAGGTGATGAAAACACTTCAAAAGAATAGCGAAAATGCCGAAAAGATTCTCAAGAAGGTAATTCGGGAGCTGCCGTCGACAAACTGGCACGATGTCATCCTGGAACACAAG GAGAAAGCGACAGGGGCCATTTTCACATAA
- the LOC139977624 gene encoding S-methyl-5'-thioadenosine phosphorylase-like isoform X1, with amino-acid sequence MATRKRRQKKSKIAVQMKIGIIGGSGLDDPDILTDRSEKSVDTPYGQPSDKLICGKIGDVDCVLLARHDRQHGQSPTFINYRANIFALHKEGCTLLIVTTACGSLREHIEPGDVVIIDQFIDRTYRRESSFYDGKEGHLKGVSHIAMGEPFCQPLREVLIKTVKSLKLPCHEKGTMVTIEGPRFSSRAESIMFRSWQGDVINMTTVPEVVLANELGLPYAAIAMATDYDSWREDPQDHVDCSKVMKTLQKNSENAEKILKKVIRELPSTNWHDVILEHKEKATGAIFT; translated from the exons ATGGCCACT CGTAAACGTAGGCAAAAGAAGAGCAAGATAGCAGTTCAGATGAAG ATCGGTATAATCGGAGGAAGTGGTCTTGACGACCCTGACATCTTGACCGATCGGTCAGAAAAATCAGTTGACACTCCATATGGCCAG CCATCTGACAAATTAATTTGTGGGAAGATTGGCGATGTTGATTGTGTACTTCTAGCACG TCACGACAGACAGCATGGACAGAGTCCGACCTTCATCAACTACCGAGCTAATATATTTGCCTTACATAAGGAAGGCTGCACTCTGTTAATAGTAACCACAGCATGCGGATCTCTACGTGAACACATAGAGCCCGGAGACGTTGTCATTATAGACCAGTTTATCGACAGGACTTACAGGAGGGAGAGCAGCTTCTACGATGGGAAGGAGGGACACTTGAAGGGTGTCTCTCATATTGCCATGGGGGAACCATTCTGTCAGCCACTAAGAGAG GTCCTCATAAAGACGGTCAAATCGTTGAAATTGCCCTGTCACGAGAAGGGCACAATGGTCACCATCGAAGGACCAAGGTTCTCATCCAGGGCCGAGAGCATCATGTTCAGGTCGTGGCAAGGCGATGTCATCAACATGACCACGGTACCAGAGGTGGTCCTAGCCAACGAGCTGGGCCTACCTTATGCTGCCATCGCTATGGCAACAGACTACGACAGCTGGCGTGAGGATCCCCAAGACCAT GTCGATTGCTCAAAGGTGATGAAAACACTTCAAAAGAATAGCGAAAATGCCGAAAAGATTCTCAAGAAGGTAATTCGGGAGCTGCCGTCGACAAACTGGCACGATGTCATCCTGGAACACAAG GAGAAAGCGACAGGGGCCATTTTCACATAA